The Anabrus simplex isolate iqAnaSimp1 chromosome 1, ASM4041472v1, whole genome shotgun sequence genome window below encodes:
- the LOC137497007 gene encoding endothelial zinc finger protein induced by tumor necrosis factor alpha-like isoform X2, translated as MEKCEKGSHSESKGEKSTNVCDFCGKTFTRCKMLIHRRIHTGERPFSCPVCGEAFVSKGALTVHLVIHSDQRPFPCDVCNRRFKRAFELKDHKKIHTGEKNHVCDICGYSCIQRTNLVNHRKRHLNEYKLKCDVCGKGFYTNTELQEHKNGHTGAKPFQCDVCGLAYRYRFRLTVHKRKHDPDYRPPPKTHHCEICNKAYSRRQVLLSHMKSHTGENQCICTICGKAVSSKDYLKIHIRTHTGEKPNVCDVCGKAFISKKYLKIHQRTHTGEKPFSCETCGKAFTQQSSLIVHRRSHNNQIQFACHCNKIFTSQAHLLDHQRTHNIGFM; from the coding sequence ATGGAGAAGTGTGAGAAAGGGAGTCATTCAGAAAGTAAAGGAGAGAAATCGACCAATGTGTGTGATTTCTGCGGAAAGACCTTCACTCGATGTAAGATGCTAATTCACCGAAGAATCCACACTGGGGAAAGACCTTTTAGTTGTCCAGTGTGTGGAGAGGCTTTCGTATCAAAGGGAGCACTGACTGTACATCTGGTGATTCACAGTGATCAACGACCTTTTCCCTGTGATGTATGCAACAGGCGGTTCAAGCGGGCTTTTGAGTTGAAGGATCATAAGAAAATTCATACTGGAGAGAAAAATCATGTTTGTGATATTTGTGGCTACTCTTGTATACAGAGGACTAATCTTGTCAATCACCGCAAGAGACACTTAAATGAATACAAATTGAAGTGTGATGTTTGTGGGAAGGGATTTTACACCAATACAGAGCTTCAGGAACATAAAAATGGACACACAGGGGCAAAACCTTTCCAGTGTGATGTTTGTGGGTTAGCTTATCGATATAGATTCAGGCTGACTGTTCACAAGAGGAAACATGATCCTGATTACAGACCACCTCCCAAGACTCATCACTGTGAGATTTGTAACAAGGCTTATTCTCGGAGACAAGTATTACTGTCTCACATGAAATCGCATACTGGTGAAAATCAGTGCATTTGTACAATATGTGGAAAGGCTGTTTCTAGCAAAGACTACCTCAAGATTCATATTCGAACTCATACTGGAGAGAAACCTAATGTTTGTGATGTGTGTGGTAAAGCATTCATCTCAAAGAAATACCTCAAAATCCATCAGAGGACTCACACAGGAGAAAAGCCATTTTCCTGTGAAACTTGTGGCAAAGCCTTTACACAGCAGTCTTCTCTCATTGTACACAGACGTTCTCATAATAATCAAATTCAGTTTGCATGTCACTGCAATAAGATCTTCACTTCTCAAGCTCATTTGCTAGACCATCAGAGGACCCATAATATTGGGTTTATGTGA
- the LOC137497007 gene encoding endothelial zinc finger protein induced by tumor necrosis factor alpha-like isoform X1, translated as MGSLAEKSKTDVGKSKRRSSNDKSKTSVMEKCEKGSHSESKGEKSTNVCDFCGKTFTRCKMLIHRRIHTGERPFSCPVCGEAFVSKGALTVHLVIHSDQRPFPCDVCNRRFKRAFELKDHKKIHTGEKNHVCDICGYSCIQRTNLVNHRKRHLNEYKLKCDVCGKGFYTNTELQEHKNGHTGAKPFQCDVCGLAYRYRFRLTVHKRKHDPDYRPPPKTHHCEICNKAYSRRQVLLSHMKSHTGENQCICTICGKAVSSKDYLKIHIRTHTGEKPNVCDVCGKAFISKKYLKIHQRTHTGEKPFSCETCGKAFTQQSSLIVHRRSHNNQIQFACHCNKIFTSQAHLLDHQRTHNIGFM; from the coding sequence CTTGGCAGAAAAATCCAAAACTGATGTTGGGAAATCAAAACGTAGATCATCAAACGACAAAAGTAAAACCTCAGTAATGGAGAAGTGTGAGAAAGGGAGTCATTCAGAAAGTAAAGGAGAGAAATCGACCAATGTGTGTGATTTCTGCGGAAAGACCTTCACTCGATGTAAGATGCTAATTCACCGAAGAATCCACACTGGGGAAAGACCTTTTAGTTGTCCAGTGTGTGGAGAGGCTTTCGTATCAAAGGGAGCACTGACTGTACATCTGGTGATTCACAGTGATCAACGACCTTTTCCCTGTGATGTATGCAACAGGCGGTTCAAGCGGGCTTTTGAGTTGAAGGATCATAAGAAAATTCATACTGGAGAGAAAAATCATGTTTGTGATATTTGTGGCTACTCTTGTATACAGAGGACTAATCTTGTCAATCACCGCAAGAGACACTTAAATGAATACAAATTGAAGTGTGATGTTTGTGGGAAGGGATTTTACACCAATACAGAGCTTCAGGAACATAAAAATGGACACACAGGGGCAAAACCTTTCCAGTGTGATGTTTGTGGGTTAGCTTATCGATATAGATTCAGGCTGACTGTTCACAAGAGGAAACATGATCCTGATTACAGACCACCTCCCAAGACTCATCACTGTGAGATTTGTAACAAGGCTTATTCTCGGAGACAAGTATTACTGTCTCACATGAAATCGCATACTGGTGAAAATCAGTGCATTTGTACAATATGTGGAAAGGCTGTTTCTAGCAAAGACTACCTCAAGATTCATATTCGAACTCATACTGGAGAGAAACCTAATGTTTGTGATGTGTGTGGTAAAGCATTCATCTCAAAGAAATACCTCAAAATCCATCAGAGGACTCACACAGGAGAAAAGCCATTTTCCTGTGAAACTTGTGGCAAAGCCTTTACACAGCAGTCTTCTCTCATTGTACACAGACGTTCTCATAATAATCAAATTCAGTTTGCATGTCACTGCAATAAGATCTTCACTTCTCAAGCTCATTTGCTAGACCATCAGAGGACCCATAATATTGGGTTTATGTGA